In the Streptomyces sp. 840.1 genome, one interval contains:
- a CDS encoding DUF4865 family protein produces MHAMQYEITLPADYDMGIIRDRVRAKGPLLDDFPGLGVKAYLIRERGEDSPVNQYAPFYLWSTPEGMNSFLWGPGFQGIVRDFGRPEVLHWTGLSFEHGPSSAALPRAATRSRSLIPPATAPADAVGAALEESRRRAKLPGAVVTALAVDPRHWELVHFTLWDDPAPGEPGERFEVLHVSRPEREELKEGRQW; encoded by the coding sequence ATGCACGCCATGCAGTACGAGATCACCCTGCCCGCCGACTACGACATGGGCATCATCCGGGACCGGGTGAGGGCCAAGGGCCCCCTCCTGGACGACTTCCCCGGCCTCGGCGTCAAGGCCTACCTGATCCGGGAGCGCGGCGAGGACTCGCCGGTCAACCAGTACGCGCCGTTCTATCTCTGGTCGACGCCCGAGGGCATGAACTCCTTCCTCTGGGGACCCGGATTCCAGGGCATCGTGCGGGACTTCGGGCGTCCGGAGGTACTGCACTGGACCGGGCTGTCGTTCGAGCACGGCCCCTCGTCGGCCGCACTCCCCCGCGCTGCCACCCGGAGCCGCTCACTCATTCCCCCGGCGACCGCCCCGGCCGACGCGGTCGGGGCCGCACTGGAGGAGAGCCGCCGGCGCGCGAAGCTGCCCGGCGCGGTCGTCACCGCGCTCGCCGTGGACCCCCGCCACTGGGAGCTGGTCCACTTCACACTCTGGGACGACCCCGCGCCCGGGGAACCCGGCGAGCGCTTCGAGGTACTCCACGTCAGCCGGCCGGAACGCGAGGAACTCAAGGAGGGGCGCCAGTGGTAG
- a CDS encoding cupin domain-containing protein — protein MRITRNRPGTQAGPPEHFNGSVWLDEIAAPEPPSRLRLFSVHFAPGGHTAWHTHPHGQVLHVTEGEGLVQRRGGPVEPIRAGDTVWIEPGEWHWHGAAPRSFMTHLALVEAADDGATIHWHPEAAVPEYPTA, from the coding sequence ATGCGCATCACCAGGAACCGCCCCGGCACACAGGCCGGACCCCCCGAGCACTTCAACGGCAGTGTCTGGCTCGACGAGATCGCGGCGCCCGAACCACCGTCCCGGCTGAGGCTGTTCAGCGTGCACTTCGCGCCGGGCGGGCACACCGCCTGGCACACCCACCCGCACGGCCAGGTCCTCCACGTCACCGAGGGCGAGGGCCTGGTGCAGCGCCGGGGAGGTCCGGTGGAGCCGATCCGGGCCGGTGACACGGTGTGGATCGAGCCCGGCGAATGGCACTGGCACGGCGCCGCGCCCCGCAGCTTCATGACCCATCTGGCTCTCGTCGAGGCCGCCGACGACGGCGCCACCATCCACTGGCACCCCGAGGCCGCTGTCCCCGAGTACCCGACGGCCTGA
- a CDS encoding phosphotriesterase: protein MVATVRTVLGDVDPGGLGVCDAHDHLFIRSPSLPGQELDDPQDAARRLGAFKESGGNAVVQWTPHGMGRGAGSLAALSRSAGVHVVAATGLHQAAQYPPARLDRIRDRLAPLFVAELTEGIGASGVRAGLIKVAGAFHTVDAHARLTMTAAAEAHHRTGAPIAVHLELGTAALDVLELLCGELGVAPQRVILGHLGRSPDGAVQRDAARAGAFLAFDGPSRANHATDWRLPEELAALAEAGFGGQLLLGGDTTVPETPGMPYLLRRLRPRLEESLGTDLVEAALVANPARAFAFEPVRED, encoded by the coding sequence GTGGTAGCCACGGTCCGCACCGTTCTCGGGGACGTCGACCCCGGCGGACTGGGCGTGTGCGACGCCCACGACCACCTCTTCATCCGCAGCCCCTCGCTGCCGGGCCAGGAGCTGGACGACCCGCAGGACGCCGCCCGGCGGCTCGGCGCCTTCAAGGAGTCCGGCGGCAACGCGGTGGTGCAGTGGACGCCCCACGGGATGGGGCGCGGGGCCGGATCACTGGCCGCGCTGTCCCGTTCGGCGGGCGTGCACGTGGTGGCGGCCACCGGGCTGCACCAGGCGGCGCAGTATCCGCCCGCGCGACTCGACCGGATCCGGGACCGGCTCGCCCCGCTCTTCGTCGCGGAGCTCACGGAGGGCATCGGCGCCTCCGGCGTACGGGCGGGACTGATCAAGGTCGCCGGCGCCTTCCACACGGTCGACGCGCACGCCCGGCTCACCATGACCGCGGCGGCCGAGGCCCATCACCGCACGGGCGCGCCGATCGCCGTCCACCTGGAGCTGGGCACCGCCGCGCTCGATGTGCTCGAACTGCTCTGCGGGGAACTGGGCGTCGCCCCGCAGCGGGTGATCCTCGGGCACCTGGGGCGCTCACCGGACGGCGCCGTGCAGCGGGACGCGGCACGGGCGGGGGCGTTCCTCGCCTTCGACGGACCGTCCCGGGCCAACCACGCGACGGACTGGCGGCTGCCCGAGGAGCTGGCTGCGCTGGCCGAGGCGGGATTCGGCGGGCAGCTGCTGCTCGGCGGCGACACCACCGTGCCGGAGACGCCGGGCATGCCGTACCTGCTGCGCCGGCTCCGTCCGCGCCTGGAGGAGTCCCTGGGGACGGATCTCGTGGAGGCGGCGCTGGTCGCCAACCCGGCCAGGGCCTTCGCCTTCGAACCGGTGCGCGAGGACTGA